A single genomic interval of Hevea brasiliensis isolate MT/VB/25A 57/8 chromosome 4, ASM3005281v1, whole genome shotgun sequence harbors:
- the LOC110650014 gene encoding uncharacterized protein LOC110650014, with the protein MRRSHFCFASVLTLLVAYTFQFQAHAVPAGPLVKHLSSLLKWTARSSSKIPQSDGNVLQFEDGYLVETVVEGNEIGVVPYKIRVSDNGELYAVDEVNSNIVKITPPLSQYSRARLVAGSFQGYKGHVDGKPNEARFNHPRGVTMDDKGNVYVADTLNLAIRKIGDAGVTTIAGGKSNIAGYRDGPSEDAEFSTDFDVVYVHSTCSLLVVDRGNAALRQISLNQEDCDYESSSITATDLLMVIGAVLAGYVTCMLQQGFAPSFFSRTQQYSESEFKEYPSMEKPTPITESMKEEPKWPSCGQLMIDLSKLALEALASMFLYLIPSWFRSRGSKKGLTPLKDSLRMPEDEVEPPSVQRQSTPVSLSETQQVHTPSAGDNYSEMKPPKIKSASFKDPSLSSKHRSSKRQEYAEFYGSGEVPSSGRSRSHKEKTRHRQRDKSGEVVFGAAGPEPKPAEMKPVEYDNPKFDRYNMRSKYGSDNSYQF; encoded by the exons ATGAGAAGATCCCATTTCTGTTTTGCTTCTGTACTAACACTTTTGGTTGCTTATACTTTTCAATTTCAAGCTCATGCTGTTCCTGCGG GGCCATTAGTTAAGCACTTGTCTTCTCTTCTCAAATGGACTGCCAGATCATCCTCCAAAATACCCCAGTCAG ATGGGAATGTTCTTCAATTTGAAGATGGGTACTTAGTGGAGACTGTTGtggaaggaaatgaaattggagtTGTTCCTTACAAAATCCGCGTCTCTGATAATGGAGAACTATATGCTGTTGATGAGGTTAATAGCAACATTGTTAAAATTACCCCTCCATTGTCCCAAT ACAGTAGGGCCAGATTGGTGGCTGGTTCATTTCAGGGTTATAAAGGGCATGTGGATGGAAAACCAAATGAAGCTCGTTTTAATCATCCCAGAGGTGTAACCATGGATGATAAAGGGAATGTATATGTTGCTGATACCTTGAATCTTGCCATCAGAAAGATTGGAGATGCTG GTGTGACAACCATTGCTGGTGGGAAATCAAATATTGCTGGCTACAGGGATGGACCTAGTGAGGATGCGGAATTCTCAACTGATTTTGATGTGGTGTATGTTCACTCCACATGCTCTCTGTTAGTTGTTGATAGAGGAAATGCTGCCCTTCGACAAATCTCTCTCAACCAAGAAGATTGTGATTATGAGTCCAGTTCAATTACTGCAACAG ATCTCCTTATGGTTATTGGTGCTGTCCTCGCTGGATATGTTACATGTATGCTTCAGCAAGGATTTGCGCCTTCTTTCTTCTCAAGAACG CAACAATACTCAGAAAGTGAATTTAAAGAGTATCCAAGTATGGAGAAACCAACTCCTATCACAGAGAGCATGAAAGAGGAACCTAAGTGGCCATCTTGTGGACAGCTCATGATTGATCTTTCTAAGTTAGCACTCGAGGCATTGGCTAGCATGTTCCTCTACTTAATCCCTTCATGGTTTAGATCAAGGGGATCCAAGAAAGGCCTCACACCTTTGAAAGATTCCCTGAGGATGCCTGAAGATGAGGTTGAACCCCCATCCGTCCAGAGGCAGAGTACTCCTGTTTCTTTATCTGAAACCCAGCAGGTCCATACTCCCAGCGCGGGTGATAATTATTCAGAAATGAAGCCACCAAAGATCAAGTCAGCCAGTTTTAAGGATCCTTCTTTATCAAGCAAGCACCGATCCTCAAAACGACAAGAATATGCAGAATTCTATGGATCAGGTGAGGTGCCTTCTTCTGGCAGGTCCAGGAGCCACAAAGAGAAAACAAGGCATCGCCAACGAGATAAGAGTGGGGAGGTGGTTTTTGGAGCAGCTGGGCCAGAGCCAAAGCCTGCTGAGATGAAGCCTGTAGAGTATGATAATCCAAAATTTGACCGTTACAATATGAGAAGCAAATATGGATCTGACAATTCCTACCAATTTTGA